acccCTTCATACaactcctcatgctgtggtgccccccccaccataagattatttttgttgctacttcatcactgtaattttgctagttatgaattgggcaaccattcccccaaaggggtcgtgacccacaggttgagaaccactgctttagggcaAAAGTATTGGCACTGGCCATAGCCACATGATTGTGAGAAGCTCACTAATGTTTTCTAGAGTTCAGTTTATCTTTCTTGAAAATGTGTGAATTGGAGAAATTATTCAAGGATCCTCTCCGGATTAAAACTCAATTTAGAGTCTCGGGGCATTCCATGTAGATTACACACACAAATCACAGTAGAAATTTTATTACAAATGTCAAATATGCCCCCACAGGTTCTCTCTTTGTCATCACAGGTCTGCCtgctcaactcactggcagacagCAGTCAGGAGACGCTCAGTCAAAAAGGTGCCCTAAGACCCAGGACCAGAAGCGCCTTCTCAGGAGCCGTGGATCAGAGGttgcagcagcaggagcagcggtggcagcAGGCACTCTAAGCCCCAAGCTGAAACAAGCAGCCAGGTGGCCCCGTTTTCAGCCTTTCGGAGTTGAACGACAGTCTGCTGTGGACACACTTCCTTCACCTCCAAGACTCCAACGCCAAATAGCCTAGACATCAGCCTGCAACCATTCACTCCTATACAGCCCTGGACCTCCACAACGGAATCCATGCCTCCTGTGGAccaaggaaggagggggagacAGATGGATGTTTCATGAAATCACAGTGGAATCAGTCTTCCCTCCTCTCAGGTACCCCGAGTCTGAGAGCCTCCTAGGGCTCACACAGGTGGCTGGTGTTCACTTTACCTCCAGTGATCTTCAGTTGTCCTTGATAACATCGGCTTGAGCCATTGGGACAGGGAAGAGAAGGTGCCTTTGAACAGTTTCCCAAAGCCACACAGGTCGGGCAATACAGGTTTGTTGGTTTAGTGGAAACTGGTGGGAGAAAAAGAGAGTTCGTGACATGTGTTTCCTGCCTCTTGAGATCTTTCTCCCGGCTGCCTTCTATTTCCTGCAGATGCTACTCCAATCAAGGTCCACGACAGCAACACCTCTGCTCTTTTTCAATCTTCTTTGCTGAAAGAACCCCACCGCTGaaggtgaagaggacttgaagcgcttgctggtgaagctcaaggattgtagccttcagcatgcatgacaactcaatgtcaagaagaccaaaatcctcctaactagaccaataggtaacatcatgataaatggaaaaaaggtagaagtagtcaaggatttttgtcttacatgggtccataatcaatgctcatggaagcagcagtcaagagctcaaaagatgtattgcattaggtaaatctgctgcacaagacttctctagagtagtgaagagcaaggatgttactttgagggcttaggtgcacctgacctaagccatggtattctgcattgcctcatatgcgtgtgaaagctggacagtgactaaaaaagaccatagaagaagtgatgcatttgaatggtggtgttggagaagaatgttgaaagtaccatggactggtccaaggacaaactgatctttaTCAGAAGTCAGGTCAGAGTgctctttgaggcaaggatggcaagactttgtcttacatactttggaaatattgtcagaagagaccagtccctggagaaggacatcatgttgggtagAGTGGAAGGGCaacgaaaaaagaggaaggccctcaatcagatggattgacacagtggttgcagcaatgggctcaggcagagtaacaattgtgagaatggcgcaaggctgtgcagtattttattctgctgtgcatagtcgCTATGGGCCAGGGCTGACTTAATGGTatctaataacaaaaacaacaaaagaacccCACACAACATGGCTTCCAAACTCTGTGCTTAGGTGAGCAGAGAGATGGAAAGACACACTTTGTACCATCTAGGATCCCTGTCAAGATGTAGAGAGacatgtaaacagttacaataCAATTCTGTAAGTACTGTGCTTGAAGTGCAAAGGCAGAGTAAGGGAGGCATCACTAAGTGTACCTGGAATAATCTGATAAGTATTTCCAAAGAGCTGATATTTGAATTGAGAAGGATGGAAAGTAGGAGGTAGCTAGGTGAAAATGGGAGGGACAAATGTAACAAGGCAAAGACCAGGCAATGTGAACAAGCTTGGTAGAGTTTGGGACTGATGAGGCGCTGCAGGGTTGATATAGAGTTGGCAGGTACGGGTATGGATGACCTGGGTTTTGTGGCCAGCCTCTATTATGACTGACCAATACCATCTCCACCATATTTTCAATACCAACCTCAAGTAGAACACAATGAATTTAAGAGCAGGAAGAATGGTAAATTAAGCAAAATGGTAGCAAGGCCTAGCTGGAGAGTTGGGTTAGTGTCACCCAGAAATGGGGAACGAGCAAGTGTTTAGATTAACATTGGCACCACCCTGCCCAGAAACCTACACTGGCATCTCATTGTCTACTAAATATAAAACTCGTCTTATACTCTGTCACTGACATCTCTTTGCTCTGACCAGTGTTTTAGACTCTAATTGTTTTGGTAACAGTACAGCAAAAACAAGCAACTGGACTGTGAGGTTTTTTTGTATATCACCCACTGGGgcttaagcaaaaaaaaaaaaaaaaaagaaaagtaaacacATATATAATCTTTTTAACGGTGTACGGAAGTTCTCCTCACATCCACCTCTGTCTTCCCGTATACCTGCTAGCTCTCTTAGCATCCAAGATGGGTATATGCCCCTTTTGTCGTTGCAATAGGACTCCTCACAATAGTTAGCGAAGGAGACTGCCAGCAAGCCAGGGGTTGGGTTGTGTTGGATAAAGGTGGTCTGTGACATTGTTCCAGAGACGCAGCCCTTGGTAGCGATAACGGCAGACTTAGGCCCTGTTATGAGACAGAAGGAAAGGAAAGTGGATGGGGAGTTTAAGGTCCGAACAGGGCTGGAGTAAGTCATGCGAGAGCCCTAGACATTGATCAGCTGTAGTGCTCCCTTTTCCGTTTACTTTCACATTTTAATGGGATATATATTTgaattaaatatatatgaattgaatatatatgtatatcttatATACACGGGGCACCCTACTCACTTATTGACTATTTTATTATCTAACATATTAGTAtttcaaacaaaagaaaaaataacagaTTATTTTGTGTATTAAAGAGGGTCTGGGGTAGaacggggaggagggggaggagaaagagagtGAGGTTCGTGAGAGGGAGTAAGGCCACGGTGGTTGGTGTTATCTGGGTCAGGTAGAGAAGATGTGCCAGGCCTGTGGCCAGTGCGGGAGGGTCAGACCACAAGAGTAGGATTGAGGGGCACAAAGAGGCATTTCTGTCACCTCCACACCCTTTGATGGGCCCAAGAAGAGGCCAGGGATCATCTGCCTGCAACTTGTCAGTTTGGGTGAGGCTGGGAGCATGGCCAGGGGATGGTGGGTCTCCATGTTGAGAGATATGCATTGTATTTCTGCTATGGAATCATACCTGCCTACATGAGTACAATTTGTCTTTTCTGAAACTCTTAATTCTCAGTAAGAATAAAATTCTTGCACTTCTCCATAAAGGTCTTTATCTTAGTTATTGAAATCAGCCTGCACTTATTTCTtagaaagaagccctggtggtgtaaggaGCTATGCACTGAgggggctaaccacaaggtcagtggttcaaatctaccagctgttctgagggagagcgacgaggctgtctgttcctggaaagatttaaagtcttggaaacccaaaggagtagtTCTGCTTTGTTCTATAGGATCACAAAGAGTcgaactgatggcagtgagttttgagttaattTCTTGGATGCTCTCATGCATTCTGTATCAGGTATATCCACATTGCTTAAGAAGGTAAAACCATGTGAAATAACTTCACACAATTTCACCTTTCTTTTCATGCCAAATTCGTGTGTGTTAGCAATGGTCTAATATGAGATTCTACAAATTGACcagactctgtggtagttacacaatctggtgttaatttgggacttgagaggattaagagtgaagggctggagtctagtctgtcaagagggtcatagtcaatgaggcctctgtgtgggcctggctttctcctaaggcttctgggaattcctggatttcctctttggaggtgggagacactgtctctctttgctcactcccttggagactctctactgagaagacacatggcactatgctgagagactccatgccctgggaactggaggagccacatggagaccctgcctttgctgagatgcttctactgccactggatccacaagactttgtacccactggcctgtgatcttcctgcattcatctcattgcatgtgttttgtgagtctgaaacacattgcatgtgttttgcatgtgttttgtgagactttatagattggtaagggacatatgggctaatactggatttatggacttgatctggactgggctgggatgttttctcaattttcaattgctcttgtatatttatagacatttgagtgtctatgaatttatttatctagtctaccctgactaacacagactCCCAATAAtgacttccagaacacttctaTAATTTACTCGTGTCTTTCTGAAGCTTCTGCAAAGGTGAACTGAAGCTGGAATcagttccatttatttattttaacccgTTTGGTtttcttgtctttaaaaaaattattgggctACAATCAACACAAATTTCTTATCTTTATTACACATCCTTTATAGTAAAATTCTGAGTGACAAAACAAGGAACATACTTAttttacccactgccatcaagtcaattttgactcatagcatcaCGATCTATACAACGTTTCTGAGCTGTAAATCTCCTCCCTTCTCATCAATTTCATTTAGTGTTTTGTTAGTGTTCTTCCGCTGTGGTGGTCCCTGTTCCTGTGTCTTGCCTGCTTGacatcttggggtgggggggtggtggacgGGGCGGGGGGCATGTGTCTCTTGCTTTGGACAACTGGTGCCTATTTTGTTGAGGCCATAGCACATCTTGACCTTATTGAGTAATCTGTCCCTGAGTGTGGGCTGGTAAAGAGGGAAAGGCACTCCATATGTGTTTaatcaaggagccttggtggcaaagtagttacgtgttgagctgctaacttcaaggtcagcagttcaaaaccatcggcTTCTCCATGAGAGAAGACAAGgtattctactcctataaagagttgcagtctcataaatccaagggggcagctctaccctgtcctatggtggTTGTTATGGGTCAAAAttgtctcgatggcagtgagtttggcatgcatgtttttttttaatgtccataACACCACCCTCCAGAGTTCCCAACTCAATGGCCCATTCTCACTTTACCTGCTGTAATAACCAGAAGGGTTTCTTGACAATATTCTCCATCATCACAAGTCTCAACTTGCTCGGTAGTCCAGTTAAATGTACTAACTGGGTCCTCTTCTATATCCGTGTGAACGCCCTTGTAACAATCCAAACGAACGGCCACTTGAGAGAGAACAAGGTCAAGATGAGAGCCTGCTCTGCTCTGTGGGACTAAAGTCACCTCCTTTTCACCATATGCCACTCGCACCCCCACAGTCCCTGGCCCCTGGTCTGTGACCCTGCTGCTTCCTCATGGCCCCATGTTTCCCATACATACAGGTCAGGGAGGAGCTTCCTAGAAGGAAGAGGAACAGCAAAGTGTGGATTTGACAGGCTCCCATGGCTTCTCTTAGAGGCGTTGGGAGAAGTTGATTAGGATCTGTGGTttaatggagaagagaaaaatgTTTAAACTAAAAGAACCATACTAAATCTTTGTCTGGCAAGcctaactccccccaccccccccaaaaaaaaccaagcTTTTTTTACTGGAAGCTAATACaggtatatcattccatagttcaatcacagcaagcagtattgtacaattgttaccacaatcagtttcaaaacattctctttcttcttgaactccttgatattatcTCCCGTTTATCCCCCCACCCACTTTACTCCCAACCCCACCCCTACTTGctttccctataggttcatcaatcctgggtttcatataccgaaaaccagaaaaacatgcAACAAAAGTTTCAGAGGGTACCCTCAATGACAAAATACTTCCGAGCTAAACTGCAAtaggcagagaaaaagaaaagaaacccccccccctccacagaaaatgttgaaaagcagatcAAGGCCCGTTTTTGGGGGTGAGTTTATTGTGTTTGAAGTCTGTGAATGGAAATAGTTAATGTGCTGGTTGTGAATGGAAATAGTTAAGGTGGctggttgagtccacccagagatgcttTAAAAAAGACCCAGTgattttaaaacaagcaaacaaccatcagtcattggaaaccccagggcacacagttctactctgacctatataCACCTGGACACCAGGAGTCAGTACAACGCCATATAActcgtttggttttgattttattaGGAGACAGTAGTAGCCTTTCATAGAGAACTACATTAGGGGGCACCACGGAATACTATGCATCGCTGAAGAATAAGAACGGAACACTGGATGGATTTGGAAGATACACTGAGCGAAGTTAGTCAGTCCCATAAGAGAAATAGTGTATATGACCATTGTAATAAAAGACAATAATTAAGGGGGGAGGGTTTTCGTATCAAAAGAAATGGATTTTGATGGCGACGGGTGGGCTGGGGTGGGTAGAAAGAAAGGGAGGGTGGTGGAAACAAAATGGAAAGCAAATCCAAAgcaaggaaggcaggcaggaaggcattgacTGAGACCTTTCATGTTGGCCTGCCCCTCACTTGGGACTTGGGGCACGTTAACGAAGTTCACTGTATCTCAGTTTCCATCGTTGGAGTTCTTACACCCAGAAGCCTGGGCGCCCAGTCCCTTAATTTCTTCAGGACCAAAGAGTTCTGGCCTGAAGAACCCTTCGCCCATAGACACGGGAGTCAGGTTCCAACTGTTTGTCCACAAGGCTCTGGCCGATGGCCCCCAGTTCCCACCTTCCATCAGAACCCAGGATTCTgagtgcccctccccccccctcaccccccccccccaggcctgtgcctccctgtCCTTTTCCCCAAGGGTGAGCGATCCTGgggggctccccactccctccctcccgcccacctCCGAGGTCAGACCGAGCCCCCCAGTCCGAGGTTGGGTTTCTACACCCCTCTTTCCCTTTAAGACACAGAAGTTTCCCCCTAGCTTCTAGAAGACCTGACTAGAAGAATCTCGCGGTCCAGAACACACGGTCAGGAACGTCCTTCTATGGGAACCCAACCTTCTGTAACGGTTTTGGAGCCTCACGGAAGGCGGGGCCAGCCTTCGCGTGCGTGGCAGGCTTCTCGAGGCCCCATTGGTCAACGCGCAAGCATCCAGGGCTCTCATTGGATAAGCCGCGAACGACCCCATTGGTGCGGTGAAGCTGTCACGTGACAGGCCGAACGGCGCGCCTGCGTAATGGCAAGTGGGGAAAAACGCTCTGCGTCACTCTGCAGCCCCGCATGCGCAGTTCTGATCCAGCTGGGTCCTCCCCCAAAAGGCCTCACGTCACCCCTTTCTTTATCACTGTGGGGTTTCCGCTTTTCAAGCTACATTAGCCAAACAACTGGTTCTCACACGTTAAACGTATCTCCCAACCCAAAGGGCTTTTTGTGTTTCCAGCCTGGCACCTGTCCCAGGACCCACCCAGTGGTTCCATAGGAAGTCCGTGGGCTTCACCCCTGGCTGTCACCCTTGGTGGCCTCAgacacactgccatcgaatccctTTCAACGccctagcaactctataggacagggtagacctgcccccgtgggtttcccagatggctactctttacaggagtcgaaaatctcatctttctccctcggggtggCATTCAACAGCTGACCTCGTGGTTGGCAGTGCAATGCTTAACCACTCCACCATTAGGGATTCTTATGGCCGCCTGGAAGGCTGAATATATGAAGGTCCCCTTCAGCTCATCCCAGCTCCCTGCACTGTATGGATGAGCAGTAATACATCGAAACAGTGTGTCTGTGTTAGTACTGTGAACAAGACACGCCATTCAGATTCTGTGGTCCATGGCTAAAAATTCACATACACGGAAACTTCCGATGTAACAAAGTAAGAATCACCTTTGTGTGCTGTCAGACTCAGTATTGTTTCTTGGAGTTAAGGGTCCAAATGAATATTTATTATCCAGAAGTGAAAATTCAAAAAATTAAGTTCTTATTATTTTCACTTGACAATTGTAATAGAAGCAAAACGATCACACAACCCAAACTGAATATTACTTATTGCATTATTTAAAAAACCCCACCTTTTTAGTTGTGAACCCGGTGAACGGAGCAAATCCGTTTTCCATATCTTAATGTGGGATGCACATATATAAAATGTCATTGAGTTGTGCGCTTCAGATTTGTGCTGTTACACGGAACAgactaaaccccaaaccaaattcactgccatgttgattttgactcatagcgacccctttttaggacagggtagaacagtcctggtgagtttcccagactgtcactctttttttttttttcctaaacattttattaggggctcatacaactcttatcacaatccatacatacatcagtgtataaagcatatctgtacattctttgtcctcatcattttcaaagcatttgctctccacttaagccctttgcatcaggttctcttttttcccccctccctccctgttcccccttccctcatgagcccttgataatttataaattattattttgtcatatcttgccctgtccgacgtctcccattcacttccttttctgttgtccctcccctaggtaggaagtcacatgtagatccttgtaatcggttccctcccagactgtcactctttactggagtagtaagccctgtctttctccctctgagtaacTGGTGATTCTGAATCACGACCCCTCCAGGGACTCCCTCTATACCGCACAAGGAAAGTTAAATTGGAAAATCCAAATAAAGACACTAGGATTAAGGACTAGTACATCCGTACTTTCAAGATGCACAGAATATCAGGATGTAGGACTGGCCGGGCCATCACGCAGACCGGGAGAGCTGGGCCCAGTTATTCTGATTCCCTTTCTTGCCACCAGGGGGCTATCTCCCCATCACAGGTGTCCTGGGCTCAGTTCTTGAGGGGATGGAAGTTGTGTCTGTTGCCCTTTCTTGGAAAGGGACAGACCATGATGGCCCACCAGGGTGAGTGACATTACTGCCACTGACTTGTGTCTGTAAACATGGCTGAAGATGGCTCATGCTCTGTTATACAGGCAGTCTCCTGATCTAGGATGCATCCGGGATGGTGATGACTTGCATTGATGACCTGTCAGGTTCCTTTCTGTTTATTCCATAGCTGTTTGtaataaggagccttggtggtatcgTGGGGtgccattggactgctaacccaacacggtcagcagtttgaaaccaccagccgctccttgggagaaagacggggttttccactcccctaaagagttacacacagggacagttctacctgccctatagggttgctgtgagttgaaatagactccaCAGCAATGAGTTTGACTCAGTTTTGGTTTATGTAATACTATGTGCTACATCCATACAATGTTACAGAGCATAATTTGCTGATATTATCATCTTCTAGTGTGGTTggagggggtgccagcccccgccactaatcacgggttcgataggtgaaattgtacggttgagatatataaatattatattaaaatcaaCGAGagcgaagaaaagagaaaaaaatgattagggcaaagactgtacagaggtgctttatacaattgatgtatgtatatgtatgaactgtgaaaagaattgtatcagccccaataaattgttaaaataaaaaaaaaaatttccaaaaaaataaataaataaaataaaatcaacgagagcatgagagataaaagagagactGAAAGAATGGAGTCATagacacgtttcatggtagcaatgctcaccttagcctcacttggt
The sequence above is drawn from the Tenrec ecaudatus isolate mTenEca1 chromosome 18, mTenEca1.hap1, whole genome shotgun sequence genome and encodes:
- the TEX101 gene encoding testis-expressed protein 101, with the protein product MGACQIHTLLFLFLLGSSSLTLAVRLDCYKGVHTDIEEDPVSTFNWTTEQVETCDDGEYCQETLLVITAGPKSAVIATKGCVSGTMSQTTFIQHNPTPGLLAVSFANYCEESYCNDKRGIYPSWMLRELAVSTKPTNLYCPTCVALGNCSKAPSLPCPNGSSRCYQGQLKITGGGMDSVVEVQGCIGVNGCRLMSRLFGVGVLEVKEVCPQQTVVQLRKAENGATWLLVSAWGLECLLPPLLLLLQPLIHGS